The following coding sequences are from one Capsicum annuum cultivar UCD-10X-F1 chromosome 3, UCD10Xv1.1, whole genome shotgun sequence window:
- the LOC107866071 gene encoding HVA22-like protein e, whose protein sequence is MSKFWALLTHLHALAGPVVTLLYPLYASVVAIESTSKLDDEQWLAYWILYSFLTLMEMVLQPILQWIPIWYEVKLGMVAWLVLPQFRGAAFIYDKFVREKVIKKYGSAYFQHKSQSPANGKPKNKLVDFITLRKGEH, encoded by the exons ATGAGTAAATTCTGGGCTTTGCTTACTCACCTCCATGCACTTGCCGG GCCAGTGGTGACGTTACTCTATCCTCT ATATGCATCAGTAGTAGCTATAGAGAGCACATCAAAGTTGGATGATGAGCAATGGCTTGCTTATTGGATTCTCTACTCTTTTCTTACTCTCATGGAGATGGTTCTTCAACCCATTCTACAATG GATACCAATATGGTATGAGGTGAAATTAGGAATGGTGGCATGGTTGGTTCTTCCCCAATTCAGAGGAGCTGCTTTTATCTATGACAAATTTGTTAGGGAAAAAGTCATTAAGAAATATGGATCTGCATATTTCCAGCACAAATCTCAGTCCCCAGCTAATGGCAAACCCAAAAACAAACTTGTGGATTTCATCACCCTTAGGAAG GGAGAGCATTAA